In Actinotignum schaalii, the sequence TTGCGGCCGGTCTGGTCACCTCGCTGCTCACGCTTTACGCCGTGATTCGCGCCTGGAATATGGCTTTCTGGCAGGAAGCCCCGGCGGAACTGCCCTCCACCACCTACCCGAGCGGCATGGTGATTTCCGCCTCCGGGCTCATCGCGGTCATGCTGGGTATTACCTTCGCGGCCGCGCCGCTGCGCTCATTTACCGACGGCGCCGCCGCCGAGCTGGAAGCCCGCACCCCCTATATCAGCGCGGTGCTTCCCGATTGGGATCGCGGCACCGGGATTTCCCCGGAGGTGGATGAAGAAACCGTGGTACCCCACGAAGATTCCACCCCGGATACCGGCACCTTCACCCAAACTCCCGAACCGAAGGAAAGTCCGCGCCTGCTGCGCTCTCCGAGTCCCACGCCCGTGGCCACGCTGGTGCCGACCGGTGCACCGGTGCCGAGTGGTGCGCCGTCGTTCCCAACACCCGCGCCCGCGGCGGTTCCCGCGCAAGGTCCCGCACCCGTTTCCGCACCCACGCCCGTTCCCGCAGTTACCGGAGGTGAGCAATGAGTCGCGAAAGTGAAGCAATTCGCCTGGTCACCCGGCGTGAAGGTCGTTTCCCGAGCGCCTCCCTGGGGGTGCTGGTGTGGCTGACGATTGTGTGGGTGCTGCTTTGGGGGCAGGTGAGCGCCGCCAATATTGTGGCTGGTTTTGCCCTCGCCCTCCTCGTGACCGAAGTGGCGCCGTTCCCTACCGCCTCCTTCGACGGGCGGTTCCGCATCTGGGGTGTGATCCGGCTGGTTGTGATTTTCGTGCGTGACCTCGTGCATGCCTCCTGGCAGCAAGCTTGGTTCATCCTGCGGCGCGCCACCCCGCGCGGCGCGGTGATCCGCGTGCGGCTGCGCTCCCACTCCGATGCTTATCTTGCGATTACCGCCGGGATGTCCACCCTGGTGCCCGGCTCGCTCGTCATCGATACCGACGCCGCCACGGGCACCCTCTACGTGCATGTATTCGACGTGGGCATGGCCGGGGGCGTGAGCGCCGCGCACCAATCGGTACTCGATTTGGAAGAGCGGGTGCTGCGCGCTTTCGCCTCCCGCAGCGAGCTGGTGCAGGCCGGATTCGTGCCCGGTTCCAGCCCCAAGGCCGGGCGTTTGCCCGTTCCCTTCGCTCCCGATAGTTCCGGAGGTGAACGGTGATTATTGTGATGGTGATTTGCGGGGTGCTCCTGACTATCTCCGCGCTGCTGGTGACGGTCCGCATCGTCAAAGGTCCCACGGTCCTTGACCGGGTGGGGGCGCTTGATGTGATCACGTCGATTATGGTGGGGGCGCTCTGCCTACTCGCGGCGGTGACCCGGCGAGCGGATTTGCTGGCGGTATTCGTCGTCGTCGCCATTGTTGGTTTCCTCGGATCCGTGGCCGTGGCGCGCTTCATCCGGCCCGTGGACCAAAATGACCCGAAGGAAATGCGGCGCCTCGAAAAAGCGAACGAACGCGAAACCACTGACGAAGAAGAAGACGAAAGCCCCGCCCACGATCCGGATCGCGATACCGAACAGGAAGGAGCCCGGCCGTGAGTCCCTGGGATATTATCGGCGCCGCGCTTATGTTGGCCAGCGCCACCCTCACGTTCGTGGCCGCCATCGGCATGTTCCGCTACCCGGACCTCATGACGCGCCTGCACGTGGCCACAAAACCGCAGGTCCTCTCCCTGATCATGGGCTGCCTGGGCGCGGCCTGCCTGGTGCGCGACCCGTCAATGACGTGGACGCTGCTCCTCGTGATCGGCTGCCAGCTCATCACCTCGCCCATCTCCGCGCATATGCTCTCGCGCGCCGGGTACCGCACCGGCCGCATCGATTCGGATGCCATGGTCGTGGACGAATTGCGCGAGGACCTGCGCTTCGGGCGTGGTCTGAGTCATAATAGTTCTGGACAGGACAAGAATTCCGCGCGGGGGAGCACCTCCGCGCACTCATGATCGAGGGCGGTGCCGGGCCTCCTGGCCGCATCTGGCCGGGGCCGCGCCGCGCGAAGAAAGGGACGTTATGGATATCGGTTGGAAAGTTGTGAGCGCGGGCGTGGGCGTGCTCTCGGGGATCGTCGCCAATAAAATCGTGGACGTGGTGTGGAAGGGCATTTCCGGGCGGGAGATTCCCGATTCGGAGGACCCGAACGCGCCGCTCGTGGACGCGATGATTTTCGCGGTGGTATCCGCCGGGGTGGCCGCGGCCGTTTCCCAGCTCACCCAGCGCCAGGCCGCCAAATGGTACGGCAAGGGCGAAGCGATCGATTCGCAGGCACGCGCCCGGGCCTAAGGTTCGCGCGGCGGTGCCTCGCCTTCGCGCGGCGCCGATCCGGTTCCGGCTCGGGACCGCAGGCGTGAAAATACGGGACCTCCGTACTAGACTGGACGGCACGACAGGGGAGCGCAGCAGCGCTGAGAGTGCGGCCGGCACGCGGCACGCAGACCCTCGAACCTGATCCGGTTAGTACCGGCGAAGGGAGTCGAGATCTCTCCTCCGCACCGCGGAGACCCTCCTTATATCCTGAGGAGGATGCATGGTCCAGAAAAATAGGCACGGCGCCCGCGTTCTTGCGGCCGCCGCGATGGTTGCGGCACTGGCCCTGGCCGGCTGCTCAAAGAACGACGACGCCGCCTCTCCGGCAGCGAGCGATCAGCCCACCACCGTCCGGGTGGTCAGCCACGAATCATTCAACCTGCCCGATGAGCTCATCGCCCGCTTCGAGAAAGAATCCGGGTACACCATCGTGAAATCGGCGCCCGGGGATACCGGCCAGGTTGTTAACCAATTGGTGCTGGCGGATGGCAAACCCGGCGCGGATATGGTGTTCGGGGTGGATACCTACACCGCCTACCAGGCCCTCGATGGTCATACCATCGCTGATTATTCTTCCCCGAAACTCCCCGCGGGGGTGACCGCCCTGGAAGGGAAACTCAATCCCATCGACCAGGGCGAAGTCTGCGTGAATTACGACCGCGAGTGGTTCACCCAGAAAAATATGATTCCGCCCCTGAGCTTCGCGGATCTTTCCCGCCCCGAATACGCCGGGCTGCTCGCGGTGGAAAATCCCGCGCTTTCCTCACCCGGCCTGGCCTTCCTGGCCGCCACTGCCCACGTTGCCGGGGGAACGGAGGGGCTCTCCCAGCTGTGGGGCCAGCTGCTCGGGGCCGGCACTCGCATTTCCGGTTCGTGGACGGATGCCTACTACACCGATTTTTCCGGCTCGGAAGGCAAGGGAAACTACCCGCTGGTGGTGTCCTATTCTTCCTCCCCGGCCGCTGAAAACGGGCGCACCGGCGTGATCGAATCGACCTGCGTACGCCAGGTGGAATACGCCGGGGTGCTGCGCGGGGCAGAGAACCCGGAAGGCGCGCAGGCTTTTATTGATTTCCTGCTTTCTGAGGATGTGCAGAAGGCTATCCCGGAGTCGATGTACGTGTACCCGGTGGCCGATGTGGAGCTGCCCGCGAGCTGGCAGCAGCACGCCCCGCGGGTCAAGGATCCCATCGTGCTGGACGCCAAAGAAGTGGGCGCCCAGCGCGCCGAATGGATTCGCGCCTGGCGGGACATCGCGGGAATGTGAGTAACGCATTCCGTATCCCGCGCCCGCGCGGAGCTTCCCTGGTGGTTGCCCTCGCGCTCGCGGTCCCGCTATTTTTCCTCGCGGTCTTCTTCCTGTGGCCGGTGGTGGCGATGCTCGCGCGCGGGCTCGTTATCCCGGCCGGGGTGGATACCGCGGGTTTCGCCGCCGAGCTCACCCGCCCGCGCACCTGGAAAGTCGCCGGGCAAACCCTGTGGATGGCCGCGGCCAGTACCTTCTGCTCGGTAGTGCTGGGGCTTCCCCTCGCCTATGTGCTTTACCGGCTGCGCCTGCCCGGGGTGCGGGCGGTGCGGGCCTTCGTGGTGGTGCCTTTCGTGCTCCCCACCGTGGTGGTGGGTACCGCGTTCCGGGCGCTGCTGCGCGCGGACGGCCCGTACGGTTTCCTCGGTTGGGATTCCAGCCCGTGGGCGGTGGTCGCGGCCATGGTTTTCTTCAATACCGCGGTGATTTCCCGGACGGTGGGACCGCTGTGGGCGGCGCTGCCCCCGCACGCGGAGGCGGCCCGCACCCTGGGTGCCTCCCCGTGGCGGGCTTTCCGTACCGTCACGCTTCTGGAATTGGCCCCGGCTATTACCTCCGGCGCGGCTATTGTCTTTTTATTTTGTTCGACGTCGTTCGGAATCGTGCAAACCTTAGGTGCACCCGGCTACGGGACCCTCGAAACTGAAATCTGGGTGCAGACCACCACTTTCCTCGATTTACGGGCTGCGGCGGTGCTCTCGCTGCTGCAAGTGGTGATCGTCGGGGCCGCCACCGCGGTGGCGGCCCGGGCCACCCGGCGCACCTCCGCGGCGCTGCGCCTGCGGCCGGCTGCCCGGAGGAAGGTGAGCCGGAGTGATATTCCGGCGCTGCTCATCAGCGCGGCAACAGTTATTTTCCTTATTGGAGCCCCGCTCCTCACCTTGGTGGCGCGTTCCTTCCAGCGTTCGGGTACCTGGACGCTGGAGAACTACCGCAATCTCATCGGTTCTTCCGGGTTCTCGGGGGTCTCGGCTTCCAATGCGCTCCGGAATTCTTTGACAACGGGCCTGAGCGCTGCTGTTCTTGCCCTGCTCCTCGGGGCGCTGCTGGCTTTCGCGCTGGCTTCCCCGTGGGCCCCGCCGCGGCCGGTGAGCGCGGCCGCGGAAGGGATCGCCCTGCTGCCGCTGGGAGTTTCCGCGGTGACGGTCGGTTTCGGATTATTCCTCACCATCCGCATGCTTGTTCCCTCCGCGCAGTTGCTTGTGCCGGTTGCCCAAGCGGTGGTGGCTCTTCCCCTCGTGGCCCGGGTGATCCTCCCGGTGGTGCGGGCCATTGACCCGCGCCTGCGCGAGGCCGCCGCCACCCTGGGGGCCGGCCCGGGGCGGGTCTGGAGAAGTATTGACCTGCCGCTGGCGGCCCGCGCGCTCGCGGTGGCGGCCGGTTTCGGCCTGGCCATTTCTTTAGGGGAGTACGGTGCTACGTCCTTCCTGGCCACCAGTGATTCCACCACGCTCCCGGTGTTGATCGGCCAGCTCCTGGGGAGGCCCGGGGCGGAAAATTACGGGACCGCAATGGCTGGGGCGGTGGTGCTCGGTACGGTCACCGGGGGGCTCATGGCGCTGAGTGAAATGGCGGCGCCTGCCGGGGCTGCGTCGTCGTTATTAACGCAGCAGAAAGGAAAGCTTCGTGTTAGAACTTCGTGACGTATCGGTGCGTTACCCGGACGGTTTCGAGGCGGTGCGCGGCGTGAATCTTAGCGTGGAGTCGGGTACGACCGTGGCGCTGCTGGGGGCGTCCGGTTCGGGGAAATCCTCGCTGCTGCGCGGAATCGCCGGTCTGGAGGCAGTGCGCGGGCAGGTGCTTATCGACGGCGCTGATATGACGGCGGTTCCTACCCACCGGCGCGGGGTGGGTATGGTGTTCCAGGACGGGCAGCTTTTCCCGAATCGCAGCGTGGGCGGAAATATTGCCTACGGGATTGAGAAGGGGCGTTCGCGCGCCGAGGTGGCGGCGGAGGTGGAGCGCTGGCTGGAGCTGGTGGAACTGAGCGGTTATGCCAAGCGGGCGGTCACGACTCTTTCGGGTGGGCAAGCCCAGCGGGTAGCTCTGGCGCGTTCCCTGGCGGCACGCCCGCGGGTGCTGCTCCTGGACGAACCGCTTTCCGCCCTCGATACCCGCCTGCGCGAGGACCTGGCGGTATTCCTGCGCCGGGTGCTGCAAAAGGCCGGCACAACGGCGGTCTACGTGACCCACAATGATGCCGAAGCGGCGACCGTTGCCGACCGGGTGGTGCGCATGGATAGCGGGCGGCTGGTTGCTGTGTCGGAGTAAGTGGTGCGGGTTCGCGGCGTTTTCCGGTTCGCTACGATCCCGGAACTACGGTTAGTCGTCCTTTGCTTGCCGAACACCCTGGATAATTCCGGGAAGTGTGAAGGACAGCCGTAGCGCGACATATGTGGCAGCGAAGACCGCGAACCATATCAAGCCGTTATGCATATTCCAGCCCGGCTCTTTGGCCAGAAAAGCCACAAGCAAAGCAAGCAATCCGGCGCAGATATCCGCCATACGGGCTCTAGTCTTGTCAGTCATGAGCGGTTCCATATCTATTAGTTTCGTACCGAGCGCAAGGTTTAACTTGCGCTCGATATTCGGGCATGCGCCCTCGACGGAGGACGGGTAGCACCGTGAGAAAACGGGTGCTGCTCTCCTTTGAGAGATGATGCCAGTTAACCACGCGTGGCTACTTCCGGGTACCGACAAGTGTCGGTGTTTTACCTCAATCAGTAGGTGGCAGTGGGGCTGCGGATAGCGGTGGTTCTGGACTACTTTTCTGCCGAAGCGGACAGTCTACTGATAAATGGCGGAACTGAATACTGACAGTTATCGGTGTTGCAGGCGTGGTTGCCAGTGTTTAAATAGGAATACATCCAAAGGTTACCGCAGTACGTTCCTATAAGCGGCGTATCTGCCTATGCTATTCAGTCCGTATTGAAAGGAAATGAAGAAATGAAATTGCATAGAATTACACGAATTGCAACGACAAGTATCGCCGCATCTGTTTTATCGTTTGCGGCCGTAGGTGTAGCTTCAGCCTCCGAAATGTCGATAATCCACGGAGGTCATGAAAATGCCTTCCGGGCACCATCCAGTAGTGGATCCGATTCAGTTTCGTCATATATCGCGAGTGTGGATATGGATAAGCTGGGACGTGATTCTAATAACGTGCAGCAAAACTCGGTTTCCCCAGATCGAGAAAGGTCAATTCGTTACGTCGAAAATGTAGAAGCAGTGCCACGTTTCGTGGCTAGCCTCATAGACGGGGATACGCTAACTGTGGATGCCAATGGGACTAAAATCAGTTGGCGTGATAAATATGGAGTTGAAGTCGCGTATTTAGATGCGACAAATGGAGGTACAACACCTAACCAATTCTTCGTAATAGAAGGTAACGTAATTACAATTATTGCGGCGTCTACTCGTGCACAGTGTGGTAAATCGTACTTTGGGCAAGTGGTGTTTGGCCTAGCGTGGGCTGGCGGTGTGTGTGGTCCAATGCACCTAATTCCGGCGCTTGGGATAGCTTGCGATGCAGTAACAATTATCGGCGCCCCGATCATCAATTGGGATAGTGTGTGTTGAAAATGAAACACCTGCAACGAATGATTAGGTTCTTTATCGCTACGGGTGGGGCAATAGGAGTATCAAGTTTGATACTTTATTGCCGTACGGGTAACGTGGTATGGGATTCCCCAGTAATCTTTACCGCGGCAATATCTGGAGTGTTCTTATGGCGTGGATGGGAAGATATCTTATGCGGTCGAAAATATGATGACATTTAAGCAGGTCTCGTTTCGTGATTGGTTGGGTGGTCCAGGTTTTCTTTTGCAAAGGTAGACGAGAAGATCTCGACCACTTCAACACGCGAGTTTCGTGCATTACCCCATGATTCCGGCTTTGATAGCGGTGATCCCTAGTTCCGCACGCGTTGCGCACCCCGTGCGGGCGAGGATATCGGAAACATAGGAACGCACAGTAGTCTCGGATAGTCCGGTTTGTCGGGCAATATTCTTGTTCGCCAGAGCTTGGAGAAGTAAATGGAAGACGGTGCGCAAGTGCTCCGGGAGTTGTTCAACTGCTGCAACGAAGTCCGCGTATTCTTCCTTGTTCTGCTGGAGCTTCTCGTAGGAAGTAATCAGGATTTCCGTGGGGCGGGGTGCCATGACTTGCTGCCCACCGTATGCTTTGCGAATTAGTTGAGCGAGTTCTGGAGCGATGATGTCCTTAGTGAGAAAACCGCGTACACCAGCACCAATAGCTTCACCAAGAGAATCTTCGTGTTCGAATACGGTAAGCATAACGATCACGATGTGGGGGTAATCCTGGCTAATACGTTTAGCAGCTTCGATTCCACTCATGACTGGCATGTCCACGTCCAGAAGAGCCAGGTCCACATTCCGGTGACGGAGTTGATCGATTGCTTGTGCGCCGTCAGTAGCAGTAGCAACTACAGCCAGACCTTCTTGTTCATTGAGTAGCCGTGAGAGACCTTCGCGGATAATAGGATCATCATCGGCGAGTAAAATTCTAATGTTATCCATGCCTACTCTTTCGGTGTCTCTGTTTTCATGCTCGGGGATTCTGAAGTGACAGATGTGTGGGCGGGTAGAGTTATATAGGTTATCCACTGTTGATCTACTGCGCTAGATTGCATTGTGCCACCTTCGGTTCTGATTCGGTTAGCGAGATTTGCTAGACCGTATCCACTACTCATATGTGAAATTGGAGGTTGTGCAGCGATCAGATTACTTAGTGAAAGTGCGAGCAGATCAGGCGCCGTTGATACCTCTATGACGAGATTTGCTTCCGAGCCTATAGGCGCGTATTTAAGAATATTAGAAGCACATTCGCGAATTGCTAAAGCCGCCGTACGGCGCTGCTGACGCGTCGTTAGAGTGTCAATATCACCAGTGGTATTGACTTCCAAAGTAATATCTCGGGTACTCAACATATTGGACACTTGGGTGACCACTTTGGACAGTGGAGTTTCGGTTGCCGTTGTATCCATGGAGATGATGATCGGACGGATACGCCTGGAGGCGCTTGTAGCAATCTCAACTAGGGTGCCTAATTCATCGGATAGGTCAGGGTGCCTAATAGCAAGATCCTGGGCAAGGATTGCAACATGAGCCAGGTCCTTCGCTGTAGTGTCATGTAGCTGACGTGCTAACTCCTGGCGAGTTTGTCTTACGGCTTCAAAGGCTTCTTCCCTTTTGGCTTCCGCGAAAATGCGGCGATTATTTTGCCATCGCAAGGACAAACCAACTGCCAAAGTGAGGACAGTTATAATTATTGAGCTAAGTATTTGTAACCTAGGTGTTGGACCGAGCGTTACCGCGACCGCAGCCTCGATAATCATGGCAGCGATGGCTGGAATAATCCATGATCGCAGTATCCACATCACCAGTACGACGGGCACGCCGAAACCAAGCATAGCGAATGTATCAACTAAATCGCACGCGTTAGCGGTAACGTAACCGGCTATAAATAGAAACTCGCAAACTCGGAAGAATCCGGCTAAAGCAAATAGCGTACACAATCCGAAATACAGTAAAAAGGAGTTGATATCAAAAGCGTACAAGCCTAACCCTGCGCTGAAGATATCAATCCCTGCGATGATGACGGCGCAGATAGTGAATAACAGTCGTCGTTCCGTAGTGGATACCGTGTGGCCAGGGGGTGGATGAGGAATCATTACGAAGCAGTTTCTCGCTCTTACCGCGGTCGATATTTCTCACACCCGGACAGTTTGGGGAATAGGAAGCATAATCCGGGGGGAATGGCCCGGGGGCTGTAGCGGTGCGGGTCTGTGGAGGCTACCTCAACGCTGTGAGGCGCTACCATCCCGGTGCTGGCCATAGAAGTGGCGGGAGGTACCGTGATGGAAAAAACTAATGCGCCTATGATTGCTGCGATACCTAATTTTGGCATGATTCTCCTTTCGGTTCGACGCGGTAGATTTCTTGAGTCTACCTGCGATCTCGAGATTTTCACGGATGAACATTGACGTAACTGACCGACATTCGTCGGTATCCTCAAGCGTCTGCGCTAAGCTACGCTTCAAATGTTGATTATCGACGGAGTGGGAGTAGGTGGGCAGTTCAATGAGGAAGCTCTTCTATAGCAAAGATTGGCTGAGGGTTTACGTCGTTACCCTGGTGTCCACTTGCCTGATGTCTGGCCTGTTCTTTATCTGGATGTACCTAAAGAACAAGGCCCAGTTCTCAACCTTAATGGCTGATTATGGCTCGGAGTTGATTGGGTATTGCCTCATGCTGGTTATTGTGATGCCACTGGTTTTCGCATTGCACGCAAAGCGGCGGCAAGATCAGCGTGAGTGACTGAGACCCCTGCGCCTGGCTTTCCGGCATGCGCCAGCGAAGCCAGATTCGCTCGGGGTTTAGCGAGCATATCGCTAAACCCCGAGGAAGCGCAGGAGCGCGGGGAAGTCCTCGTTGATCTGGGCGGTGCCGGCCGCGAAAGAGGCTTCCAGCTTCGCCACATTGGTCTCCCGGTTGGAAGTCAGTTGGTGGCGCGGGAAGTAGAGGTAGGCCCGCCCCCGCGCTTCCAGCTCGAAAAGATGGGCCCGCGTAGCGTTGTACTTGGCCGCGCGTTCCTCCAGCGCAGTAATGAGGTGGGGGTATTTGCGGAAAGCCGCCCGGATCAGCGCAGCTGCCTTTCGGGAAGGTGCTGCGCGCACGTAATAGCGCGGTTTCGTCATAATGACGACGGCGCGCTCGAAGCCAGCAGCCTCAGCGGCATCAATAGGTATACCCCCGGATGGCCCGAGCGCGCCGTCGGCATAAAGCTCGCCGTCGAGCGTGACGAAAGGCATAATGCCGGGCATCGTTGAGGATGCCTGCACCCGCACCAACAGGTCGTCAAGAACCTTAATATCGCTGCGGTGCCAGTGCACGGCGGCGCCGTCGCTCAAACGAAAAGCACTGATATCAAAATCGCCGGGCGTGGACTGGAAAGTCTTGAAATCAAAGGGAAGGGCCTGGCCTGGGCGGGACGTGTGAAGATAGATGTAATCCGAGTTGAAGGCGCCCTTGCCGCTGAGGAAGGTACGCCAGTTACCGATATTCGGATCCGCCCCAAATTCCACGAAAGAACGCCGGGCCCGCAGCGGGTCGCGGCTCAGGTAATTTGCCACGTGACTGGAACCCGCCGAAATCCCCGAAACGTGCGGGAACTCCAGACCAGCCTCGATAAGTTTGATAACAACCGGGGCCGTGGCGCTCGCGCGCATACCACCGCCCTCGAAAACGAGGGCGGTTTCAGCAATCCGAGACATAGGGTCTCCTTTCTACGCGCCAGGCCGGGGCGGGTGCGGCCGCGAGTGAAGATAGCTCCGGCCGCGGCCCACACTACCTGCCGCGCACTCCTGATTCGCCCATTCCGTAGCGCAGCGAATTGACTTCGCAACTGCATTCGGTGGCGATATTGATCGTGGAGGCAATGGCGCCTTCGGCGCGCAGCTCCAGCAGACGGGGAACCACCCGATCCCGCAAGGACCACGGGTCGATGGTGTTGACGTAGATCTTGGTGCCGCCTTCAAAACCGGCGAGGGTGGAGGTGCGCCACTTGAGGAGCACCCGCCACGGGGTCGCTACTTCCATATCCCGCGAAGGTGCGTACCATTCCTCATTCGTGGGGATATCCGGGCCGGTGGCCGCGTGCATGGCATGCACCAGATCCGAAACCGCGCGCAATTCGTGGCGGGTGTGCTCGAAAGGCTGGGAAGCTTCCGAACGCGACCACACTTCGAGGGTGGGGTAGCGATGTCCGAATCCGGCGTAGGCCACCGCGTACTTATTCTCCGCGATAACGAGATTGTGGTAGCCGGCGTAATCCACCCCGTACTCGTTGAAAATATTGGGGTTGTCGCGCACCCGGTCCACTTCGTAGCGGTGATTGACGGTGCGCTCATCGATGGAGACCAGCTGCTTATGGAGGTGCTCGAAAGAGGCCCCTGCCGGCCGCAACCAATTCTGGAAGACCTGCACGTATTTGACGTAGCGGTTCTGCTCGTACAAATCGCGCATGGCATCGGCAGTAAGCAGGAAGTACCAGTAGTGCTCAGCTGGGGTGAGGGTACCCGATCCGGCCCGATTCGCGGTGGAATCCGAACCCGGCACGTAGTGATGACGCCC encodes:
- a CDS encoding Na+/H+ antiporter subunit E; the protein is MSRESEAIRLVTRREGRFPSASLGVLVWLTIVWVLLWGQVSAANIVAGFALALLVTEVAPFPTASFDGRFRIWGVIRLVVIFVRDLVHASWQQAWFILRRATPRGAVIRVRLRSHSDAYLAITAGMSTLVPGSLVIDTDAATGTLYVHVFDVGMAGGVSAAHQSVLDLEERVLRAFASRSELVQAGFVPGSSPKAGRLPVPFAPDSSGGER
- a CDS encoding monovalent cation/H+ antiporter complex subunit F, whose protein sequence is MIIVMVICGVLLTISALLVTVRIVKGPTVLDRVGALDVITSIMVGALCLLAAVTRRADLLAVFVVVAIVGFLGSVAVARFIRPVDQNDPKEMRRLEKANERETTDEEEDESPAHDPDRDTEQEGARP
- the mnhG gene encoding monovalent cation/H(+) antiporter subunit G, translated to MSPWDIIGAALMLASATLTFVAAIGMFRYPDLMTRLHVATKPQVLSLIMGCLGAACLVRDPSMTWTLLLVIGCQLITSPISAHMLSRAGYRTGRIDSDAMVVDELREDLRFGRGLSHNSSGQDKNSARGSTSAHS
- a CDS encoding DUF4235 domain-containing protein; protein product: MDIGWKVVSAGVGVLSGIVANKIVDVVWKGISGREIPDSEDPNAPLVDAMIFAVVSAGVAAAVSQLTQRQAAKWYGKGEAIDSQARARA
- a CDS encoding thiamine ABC transporter substrate-binding protein, with the translated sequence MVQKNRHGARVLAAAAMVAALALAGCSKNDDAASPAASDQPTTVRVVSHESFNLPDELIARFEKESGYTIVKSAPGDTGQVVNQLVLADGKPGADMVFGVDTYTAYQALDGHTIADYSSPKLPAGVTALEGKLNPIDQGEVCVNYDREWFTQKNMIPPLSFADLSRPEYAGLLAVENPALSSPGLAFLAATAHVAGGTEGLSQLWGQLLGAGTRISGSWTDAYYTDFSGSEGKGNYPLVVSYSSSPAAENGRTGVIESTCVRQVEYAGVLRGAENPEGAQAFIDFLLSEDVQKAIPESMYVYPVADVELPASWQQHAPRVKDPIVLDAKEVGAQRAEWIRAWRDIAGM
- a CDS encoding ABC transporter permease yields the protein MSNAFRIPRPRGASLVVALALAVPLFFLAVFFLWPVVAMLARGLVIPAGVDTAGFAAELTRPRTWKVAGQTLWMAAASTFCSVVLGLPLAYVLYRLRLPGVRAVRAFVVVPFVLPTVVVGTAFRALLRADGPYGFLGWDSSPWAVVAAMVFFNTAVISRTVGPLWAALPPHAEAARTLGASPWRAFRTVTLLELAPAITSGAAIVFLFCSTSFGIVQTLGAPGYGTLETEIWVQTTTFLDLRAAAVLSLLQVVIVGAATAVAARATRRTSAALRLRPAARRKVSRSDIPALLISAATVIFLIGAPLLTLVARSFQRSGTWTLENYRNLIGSSGFSGVSASNALRNSLTTGLSAAVLALLLGALLAFALASPWAPPRPVSAAAEGIALLPLGVSAVTVGFGLFLTIRMLVPSAQLLVPVAQAVVALPLVARVILPVVRAIDPRLREAAATLGAGPGRVWRSIDLPLAARALAVAAGFGLAISLGEYGATSFLATSDSTTLPVLIGQLLGRPGAENYGTAMAGAVVLGTVTGGLMALSEMAAPAGAASSLLTQQKGKLRVRTS
- a CDS encoding ABC transporter ATP-binding protein gives rise to the protein MLELRDVSVRYPDGFEAVRGVNLSVESGTTVALLGASGSGKSSLLRGIAGLEAVRGQVLIDGADMTAVPTHRRGVGMVFQDGQLFPNRSVGGNIAYGIEKGRSRAEVAAEVERWLELVELSGYAKRAVTTLSGGQAQRVALARSLAARPRVLLLDEPLSALDTRLREDLAVFLRRVLQKAGTTAVYVTHNDAEAATVADRVVRMDSGRLVAVSE
- a CDS encoding response regulator transcription factor, giving the protein MDNIRILLADDDPIIREGLSRLLNEQEGLAVVATATDGAQAIDQLRHRNVDLALLDVDMPVMSGIEAAKRISQDYPHIVIVMLTVFEHEDSLGEAIGAGVRGFLTKDIIAPELAQLIRKAYGGQQVMAPRPTEILITSYEKLQQNKEEYADFVAAVEQLPEHLRTVFHLLLQALANKNIARQTGLSETTVRSYVSDILARTGCATRAELGITAIKAGIMG
- a CDS encoding sensor histidine kinase, whose product is MIPHPPPGHTVSTTERRLLFTICAVIIAGIDIFSAGLGLYAFDINSFLLYFGLCTLFALAGFFRVCEFLFIAGYVTANACDLVDTFAMLGFGVPVVLVMWILRSWIIPAIAAMIIEAAVAVTLGPTPRLQILSSIIITVLTLAVGLSLRWQNNRRIFAEAKREEAFEAVRQTRQELARQLHDTTAKDLAHVAILAQDLAIRHPDLSDELGTLVEIATSASRRIRPIIISMDTTATETPLSKVVTQVSNMLSTRDITLEVNTTGDIDTLTTRQQRRTAALAIRECASNILKYAPIGSEANLVIEVSTAPDLLALSLSNLIAAQPPISHMSSGYGLANLANRIRTEGGTMQSSAVDQQWITYITLPAHTSVTSESPSMKTETPKE
- a CDS encoding patatin-like phospholipase family protein — encoded protein: MSRIAETALVFEGGGMRASATAPVVIKLIEAGLEFPHVSGISAGSSHVANYLSRDPLRARRSFVEFGADPNIGNWRTFLSGKGAFNSDYIYLHTSRPGQALPFDFKTFQSTPGDFDISAFRLSDGAAVHWHRSDIKVLDDLLVRVQASSTMPGIMPFVTLDGELYADGALGPSGGIPIDAAEAAGFERAVVIMTKPRYYVRAAPSRKAAALIRAAFRKYPHLITALEERAAKYNATRAHLFELEARGRAYLYFPRHQLTSNRETNVAKLEASFAAGTAQINEDFPALLRFLGV
- a CDS encoding DUF4921 family protein, whose product is MVVRHEIRPPITRLPDGTIKQINPFSGTEVWTQPGRANRPLKAEVPIAEPLSADHPENFCSFCADRVLETPPEKARIVGNPATGEARITYDAPVDSLADPWDFRRVPNLFEIVPFQYWTTNYQYELTTRRQDAFERYTSDAAGRAHVLSVAHNKAIASGMDEDAWNALPERERLLSALPFYGGGHDLIIGRHHYVPGSDSTANRAGSGTLTPAEHYWYFLLTADAMRDLYEQNRYVKYVQVFQNWLRPAGASFEHLHKQLVSIDERTVNHRYEVDRVRDNPNIFNEYGVDYAGYHNLVIAENKYAVAYAGFGHRYPTLEVWSRSEASQPFEHTRHELRAVSDLVHAMHAATGPDIPTNEEWYAPSRDMEVATPWRVLLKWRTSTLAGFEGGTKIYVNTIDPWSLRDRVVPRLLELRAEGAIASTINIATECSCEVNSLRYGMGESGVRGR